From a single Endozoicomonas euniceicola genomic region:
- a CDS encoding thiazole synthase, whose protein sequence is MLKIADKTLTSRLFTGTGKFQNRQIMADAIIASNSELVTMALKRVDLNSQDDDILEPLLQHPSINLLPNTSGARDAKEAVYAAQLAREALQTNWLKLEIHPDPKYLLPDPIETLKACEQLSQQGFIVLPYIHADPVLCKHLEEAGAAAVMPLGSPIGSNLGLKTREFLQIIIEQSKVPVVVDAGIGSPSDAAQAMELGADAVLVNTAIAVSPDPVAMAIAFKEAVSAGRRAYEAGLGSRSLEAHASSPLTAFLDDL, encoded by the coding sequence ATGCTGAAAATCGCGGACAAAACATTGACATCCCGGCTGTTTACCGGGACAGGGAAGTTCCAGAATCGCCAGATCATGGCCGACGCCATTATTGCCTCCAACAGTGAGCTGGTCACCATGGCACTCAAGCGGGTTGACCTTAACTCGCAGGATGACGACATTCTGGAGCCATTATTGCAGCACCCTTCTATTAACCTGCTACCCAACACTTCCGGAGCCCGTGACGCCAAAGAAGCCGTGTACGCTGCACAACTGGCCAGGGAAGCCCTGCAAACCAACTGGCTGAAACTGGAAATTCACCCTGACCCGAAATATCTGCTGCCCGATCCTATCGAAACCCTGAAAGCGTGCGAACAGCTCTCTCAACAGGGATTTATTGTTCTACCTTATATCCATGCTGATCCGGTTTTGTGCAAACACCTTGAAGAAGCCGGAGCGGCTGCGGTGATGCCACTGGGCTCTCCTATCGGCAGCAACCTGGGACTGAAAACCCGTGAATTTCTGCAAATTATTATCGAGCAAAGCAAAGTCCCCGTAGTGGTTGACGCCGGTATTGGCAGCCCCTCGGATGCTGCACAGGCGATGGAACTGGGTGCCGACGCTGTACTGGTCAACACCGCGATCGCTGTGTCTCCAGACCCGGTTGCCATGGCTATAGCGTTTAAAGAAGCGGTCAGTGCAGGTCGCAGAGCCTACGAGGCCGGCCTGGGTTCAAGGAGTCTGGAAGCCCATGCCAGCAGCCCCCTGACCGCTTTTCTGGATGACCTCTGA
- the tnpA gene encoding IS200/IS605 family transposase codes for MSAHNKDLLKGYLRKRHSVTKLVIHLVFTTKYRRKLFDGYMIKQLRESFESACEKLECQLLEMDGEKDHVHLLVTYPPKLAISVMVNNLKSTSSRRLRMLNTHLTAQSKAGLMWSRSYFACSAGGATIETLKDYVNSQSTPD; via the coding sequence GTGAGCGCACACAATAAAGATTTACTTAAAGGGTATCTTCGCAAACGACATAGCGTTACCAAGCTGGTTATTCATTTGGTGTTCACGACAAAGTACAGACGAAAGCTTTTTGATGGCTATATGATCAAGCAGTTACGGGAGTCGTTCGAGAGTGCATGTGAAAAACTGGAATGCCAGTTACTTGAAATGGATGGCGAAAAAGATCACGTACACCTGTTGGTGACCTACCCACCAAAACTGGCTATCAGTGTCATGGTAAATAATCTCAAATCAACATCATCAAGACGGTTGCGAATGCTGAATACCCACCTTACTGCTCAGAGCAAAGCAGGCTTAATGTGGTCAAGGTCTTACTTTGCTTGCAGTGCTGGCGGTGCAACTATCGAGACTCTGAAGGACTACGTTAATAGCCAGAGTACACCAGATTGA
- a CDS encoding chitinase C-terminal domain-containing protein produces the protein MPSGRPVSNAWCHPCLLHHLRRAGAGKNGIRGHPRRIIGYFTSWHNGANGQPAYQVNNIPWDKLTHINYAFAHVDSNNRISVADQSGFKLEVVDSGANASGNNIGGLNKEFHRVAFSLPAWQNLGHGASVELTLNYYLPITGPQAWTVNINGTDYALKSEYPELPLADLSNGGGESGGGENGGGQQCSAAGIDTAGLNAYPNWPNGSNANGDDQIIHNGGVYKAKWWTTSEPGSDESWAFVCTL, from the coding sequence ATGCCGTCCGGACGGCCTGTATCAAACGCCTGGTGTCACCCCTGCCTACTGCACCATCTACGACGAGCAGGGGCGGGAAAAAATGGGATCAGGGGCCACCCTCGTCGTATTATTGGCTACTTCACCTCATGGCATAATGGCGCTAACGGCCAACCCGCTTATCAGGTCAACAACATTCCCTGGGATAAACTTACCCATATCAACTACGCCTTTGCCCATGTAGACAGCAACAATCGCATTTCGGTGGCTGACCAGAGTGGATTCAAGCTTGAAGTGGTTGACAGCGGTGCCAATGCCAGCGGCAATAATATTGGTGGCCTGAATAAAGAGTTCCACCGGGTCGCCTTCAGCCTGCCCGCCTGGCAAAACCTGGGGCATGGTGCCAGCGTTGAGTTGACCCTGAACTACTACCTGCCCATCACCGGACCTCAGGCATGGACAGTCAATATTAACGGCACGGATTATGCGCTGAAGTCTGAGTACCCTGAACTGCCTCTGGCTGATCTCAGCAATGGTGGCGGTGAGAGTGGTGGCGGTGAGAATGGCGGCGGCCAACAGTGCAGTGCTGCCGGCATCGATACTGCTGGCCTTAATGCCTACCCAAACTGGCCCAACGGCTCCAATGCCAATGGCGATGATCAGATTATCCACAACGGCGGCGTATACAAAGCCAAGTGGTGGACCACCAGCGAGCCAGGCAGTGATGAGTCCTGGGCATTTGTCTGCACGCTCTGA
- the pheS gene encoding phenylalanine--tRNA ligase subunit alpha has translation MENLETITSSALAEVESAANAADLDQVRVRFLGKKGELTQLLKGLGKLSAEERPKAGGLINEAKQQVQAAINAKREGMEKAALEARLASETIDVTLSGRGQEMGTVHPITRTMERISDYFSRIGFEVARGPEIEDDYHNFEALNIPGHHPARAMHDTFYFNDNTVLRTHTSPVQVRVMEQFARANQEPPIAIVCPGKVYRCDSDQTHSPMFHQVEGLYVAEKVSFADLKSVLSDFLRVFFERDDLKVRFRPSYFPFTEPSAEVDIEWGKNPDGSTKWLEVLGCGMVHPKVFEYSGIDSKKYSGFAFGMGVERFAMLRYGVNDLRQFFENDLRFLNQFH, from the coding sequence ATGGAGAATCTGGAAACAATTACCTCAAGCGCCCTCGCCGAAGTCGAGTCAGCAGCCAATGCCGCTGACCTGGATCAGGTTCGGGTTCGCTTTCTGGGAAAAAAAGGCGAGTTGACCCAACTGCTGAAAGGTCTGGGCAAGCTGTCAGCCGAAGAACGCCCAAAGGCTGGCGGCCTGATCAACGAAGCCAAGCAGCAGGTACAGGCTGCGATTAACGCTAAACGCGAGGGCATGGAAAAAGCTGCCCTGGAAGCTCGCCTGGCCAGCGAAACCATTGATGTCACCCTGTCCGGCCGTGGTCAGGAAATGGGTACGGTACATCCGATCACCCGCACTATGGAGCGCATCAGCGATTACTTCAGCCGCATTGGTTTTGAAGTGGCGCGTGGGCCTGAGATCGAAGATGATTATCATAACTTCGAAGCCCTCAATATTCCGGGCCACCACCCGGCACGTGCCATGCACGACACGTTCTACTTCAACGACAACACGGTACTGCGTACTCACACCTCTCCGGTACAGGTACGGGTGATGGAACAGTTTGCCAGGGCAAACCAGGAACCACCGATTGCTATCGTGTGTCCGGGCAAAGTATACCGTTGTGACTCTGACCAGACCCACAGCCCGATGTTCCATCAGGTAGAAGGTTTGTACGTGGCAGAGAAGGTCAGCTTTGCGGATCTGAAAAGTGTCCTGAGTGACTTCCTGCGTGTATTCTTCGAGCGTGACGATCTGAAAGTGCGCTTCCGTCCTTCCTATTTCCCTTTCACCGAACCTTCTGCGGAAGTGGATATCGAATGGGGCAAAAACCCGGACGGTTCCACCAAGTGGCTTGAAGTGCTGGGCTGCGGCATGGTGCACCCGAAAGTCTTTGAATATTCCGGTATCGACAGCAAAAAATACTCCGGCTTTGCCTTTGGCATGGGTGTTGAGCGTTTTGCCATGCTGCGTTACGGCGTTAACGATCTGCGCCAGTTCTTCGAGAACGATCTGCGCTTCCTGAATCAGTTTCATTGA
- the rpmI gene encoding 50S ribosomal protein L35, with product MPKMKTNSGAAKRFKKTASGYKRKSAFKSHILTKMTTKRKRQLRGTSMVSAADTGLVKRMLRD from the coding sequence ATGCCAAAAATGAAAACTAACAGTGGTGCCGCGAAGCGTTTCAAGAAAACTGCTTCCGGTTACAAGCGCAAGAGCGCTTTCAAGAGCCACATCCTGACCAAGATGACTACCAAGCGTAAGCGTCAGCTGCGTGGTACCTCCATGGTATCTGCTGCAGACACTGGTCTCGTTAAGCGTATGCTGCGCGACTAA
- a CDS encoding LysE family translocator: MENYFAVLLFSFTTAVTPGPNIIMITSSGLNYGIRKSMPHYLGVCIGLPVMVAAVGLGFDLVFHEFPFLHEIIKVTGIFYFFYLAYHVAAASGTSIHENKNKPLTFFQAAVFQWINPKAWIMATEAIAAYTTQDSDMLMQVYYVTLAFFLMMFPCTAVWLFFGVNLKKILKNEIQQRLFNLCMAVLLILSVAPVIIELVLKYFF, from the coding sequence GTGGAGAACTATTTCGCAGTTCTGTTGTTTTCTTTCACAACGGCGGTCACGCCCGGCCCCAACATCATCATGATCACCAGTTCAGGCTTGAATTATGGCATCAGAAAGAGCATGCCCCATTATCTGGGAGTCTGTATTGGCTTGCCTGTTATGGTGGCAGCCGTTGGCCTGGGGTTTGACCTGGTATTCCATGAGTTTCCGTTTTTACATGAAATTATAAAAGTGACGGGGATATTTTATTTTTTCTATCTGGCCTACCATGTGGCAGCCGCATCAGGAACCTCGATCCACGAAAATAAAAATAAACCCCTTACTTTTTTTCAGGCTGCTGTTTTCCAGTGGATCAATCCCAAGGCATGGATTATGGCCACCGAAGCGATAGCCGCTTACACCACCCAAGACAGTGACATGCTTATGCAGGTGTACTATGTAACCCTTGCTTTTTTTCTGATGATGTTTCCGTGTACTGCTGTCTGGTTGTTTTTTGGTGTCAACCTCAAAAAAATATTGAAAAATGAAATACAACAGCGGTTATTTAATTTATGTATGGCAGTGCTGCTCATACTGTCAGTCGCGCCTGTTATTATTGAACTGGTACTAAAGTACTTTTTCTAA
- the thiS gene encoding sulfur carrier protein ThiS, with the protein MQIKVNDQPVTVATPLTLRELLKVLSQEGKGVALAVNSQIVSRSQWENHRLEEGDQITLIKATAGG; encoded by the coding sequence ATGCAAATCAAGGTAAACGATCAACCAGTTACCGTGGCAACTCCCCTGACTCTCAGGGAGCTGCTGAAAGTACTGAGTCAGGAAGGCAAAGGGGTTGCTCTGGCAGTCAATAGCCAGATTGTCAGCCGTTCACAATGGGAGAATCACAGGCTTGAGGAAGGTGACCAGATAACCCTGATTAAGGCGACAGCTGGCGGATAA
- a CDS encoding RNA-guided endonuclease InsQ/TnpB family protein, which yields MLRATKVRIYPTSEQAEFLDRQFDAVRFVWNKALAIKVHYYKVRGQSLSPKKHLKPLLAKAKKSRKYSWLKNADSIALQQATINLDTAFQNFFNPKLQARFPRFKKKHGKQSSYHCTSVSVGDNWIKIPKCKPIRAKVHREIVGKVKSVTLSRTLTGKYFASILADDTQEQPKQIDNLEANQVVGVDMGITDLAITSTGHKTGNPRFLKKAQRNLKRKQQALSRCKKGSKGRHKARLLVAKAHERVAFARNDFQHKLSKQLIDENQAVIVETLKVKNMLKNKRLARSIADAGWHSLITKLEYKAKQEGKHLVKIDQWFASSKTCSVCDLKQEKMPLRIRSWECSCGAIHDRDINAARNIKKQGILKLKAEGLSVSADGGLRKSGRLSVAA from the coding sequence ATGCTGAGAGCCACCAAAGTACGAATCTATCCAACATCAGAGCAGGCGGAATTTCTCGACCGTCAGTTTGATGCTGTGCGGTTCGTATGGAACAAGGCCCTGGCTATTAAGGTTCATTATTACAAGGTTCGTGGGCAGAGCCTTTCTCCCAAAAAACACCTGAAGCCCTTGCTGGCAAAAGCCAAGAAAAGCCGAAAGTACTCATGGCTGAAAAACGCTGACTCTATTGCACTGCAACAGGCCACTATCAATCTGGATACGGCCTTTCAAAACTTTTTCAATCCCAAATTGCAGGCAAGATTTCCTCGCTTCAAGAAAAAGCATGGCAAGCAAAGTAGCTACCATTGTACGTCTGTCTCTGTGGGCGATAACTGGATAAAAATCCCCAAGTGCAAGCCCATAAGGGCTAAAGTGCATCGTGAAATAGTGGGTAAGGTGAAGTCTGTCACCCTGAGCAGAACGCTAACCGGCAAGTATTTTGCCTCCATATTGGCTGATGATACCCAGGAACAACCAAAACAGATTGATAATCTTGAAGCTAATCAGGTTGTCGGTGTTGATATGGGGATTACTGATCTGGCTATCACCAGTACCGGCCATAAGACTGGCAATCCTCGCTTTCTGAAAAAAGCACAACGTAACCTGAAAAGAAAACAACAGGCTCTATCTCGCTGCAAGAAAGGCTCAAAAGGTAGGCACAAAGCCCGTTTATTGGTGGCAAAGGCGCATGAGCGTGTAGCCTTTGCCCGTAATGATTTTCAGCATAAGCTATCAAAACAACTCATCGACGAAAACCAAGCGGTGATTGTGGAGACACTGAAAGTTAAAAACATGCTCAAGAACAAGCGTCTTGCTCGTTCTATTGCTGATGCTGGCTGGCACTCACTGATAACCAAACTCGAATACAAGGCAAAGCAGGAAGGTAAACATCTGGTGAAGATAGACCAGTGGTTTGCATCCTCTAAAACTTGCTCAGTCTGCGATTTGAAACAGGAAAAAATGCCATTGAGAATCCGATCATGGGAGTGTAGCTGTGGTGCTATCCATGACCGGGATATTAATGCAGCTCGCAATATCAAGAAGCAAGGCATATTGAAATTAAAGGCGGAAGGACTGTCCGTTTCTGCTGATGGAGGCTTGCGTAAATCCGGCAGACTGTCGGTTGCTGCCTAA
- the tnpA gene encoding IS200/IS605 family transposase: protein MGAHNKDLLKGYLRKRHSVTKLVVHLVFTTKYRRKLFDGYMIKQLRESFESACEKLECQLLEMDGEKDHVHLLVAYPPKLAISVMVNNLKSTSSRRLRMLNTHLTAQSKAGLMWSRSYFACSAGGATIETLKDYVNSQSTPD from the coding sequence GTGGGCGCACACAATAAAGATTTGCTTAAAGGGTATCTTCGCAAACGACATAGCGTTACCAAGCTGGTTGTTCATTTGGTGTTCACGACAAAGTACAGACGAAAGCTTTTTGATGGCTATATGATCAAGCAGTTACGGGAGTCGTTCGAGAGTGCATGTGAAAAACTGGAATGCCAGTTACTTGAAATGGATGGCGAAAAAGATCACGTACACCTGTTGGTGGCCTACCCACCAAAACTGGCTATCAGTGTCATGGTAAATAATCTCAAATCAACATCATCAAGACGGTTGCGAATGCTGAATACCCACCTTACTGCTCAGAGCAAAGCAGGCTTAATGTGGTCAAGGTCTTACTTTGCTTGCAGTGCTGGCGGTGCAACTATCGAGACTCTGAAGGACTACGTTAATAGCCAGAGTACACCAGATTGA
- the rplT gene encoding 50S ribosomal protein L20, producing the protein MARVKRGVVARRRHKKVLKQAKGYYGARSRIFRVAKQAVTKAGQYAYRDRRQRKRQFRALWIARINAGARMNGLSYSRFIAGLKKAAIEIDRKVLADIAVHDKTVFGQLVEKAKAALA; encoded by the coding sequence ATGGCACGTGTAAAACGTGGCGTCGTTGCACGCCGTCGTCACAAGAAGGTTCTGAAGCAGGCTAAAGGTTACTACGGAGCGCGTTCCCGCATCTTCCGTGTAGCTAAGCAGGCTGTTACCAAAGCTGGTCAGTACGCTTACCGCGACCGTCGTCAGCGCAAGCGTCAGTTCCGCGCTCTGTGGATTGCCCGTATCAACGCCGGTGCGCGTATGAACGGTCTGTCCTACAGCCGTTTCATCGCTGGTCTGAAGAAGGCTGCGATTGAAATTGACCGTAAGGTTCTGGCTGACATCGCTGTGCACGACAAGACCGTTTTCGGTCAGCTGGTTGAAAAGGCTAAAGCTGCTCTGGCTTAA
- a CDS encoding Ig-like domain-containing protein: MMSSPSVMAYNCSPLDSWETTDVYNGGDKIQYNNKAYQANWWTQGNNPEQSSGAYQEWTLLGSCGGSEPPAPDNQPPQTSLTSPANGSTYTTDDSILLQANASDNDGTISKVSFYANNTLLGEDTSAPYAQEWTAVNGRQQLKAVATDNDGGIGT, translated from the coding sequence ATGATGTCCTCCCCTTCGGTAATGGCTTACAACTGCTCCCCCCTTGATTCATGGGAGACCACTGACGTCTATAACGGTGGCGACAAAATCCAATACAACAATAAAGCCTATCAAGCGAACTGGTGGACTCAGGGCAACAACCCCGAACAGTCTTCGGGTGCTTACCAGGAATGGACATTGCTAGGCAGCTGTGGCGGCAGCGAGCCTCCGGCACCTGATAACCAGCCACCCCAGACCAGCCTGACGTCACCTGCCAATGGCTCAACCTATACCACCGATGATTCGATACTGTTGCAGGCAAACGCTTCTGACAACGACGGCACCATCAGCAAAGTGTCGTTTTATGCCAACAATACCCTGCTGGGTGAAGACACTTCCGCACCTTATGCTCAGGAATGGACTGCGGTAAATGGTCGCCAACAACTCAAAGCGGTGGCCACCGATAATGATGGAGGCATCGGCACCTAA
- a CDS encoding LysE family translocator translates to MENYLAVLLFTFSTTVTPGPNNIMIMSSGLNYGIKKSMPHYLGICIGFPAMVVAVGLGFDVVFQKFPFLHEVIKVAGTLYLLYLAYGVAVSGSAASESKRRPLTFMQAAVFQWANPKAWIMATGAVAAFTTMDSHIILQVFYITLAFFLAAFPCIAVWLFFGSHLKKILRNEMHHRLFNISMALLLVLSVIPVIIELAEKYLAW, encoded by the coding sequence GTGGAAAACTATCTTGCTGTTCTGCTGTTTACGTTCTCAACAACAGTAACGCCAGGGCCAAATAATATTATGATCATGAGCTCCGGGCTAAACTATGGCATCAAAAAAAGCATGCCGCACTATCTGGGCATTTGCATCGGCTTTCCTGCAATGGTGGTAGCCGTCGGTCTTGGCTTTGATGTTGTGTTTCAGAAATTTCCTTTTTTGCATGAAGTAATAAAAGTCGCAGGAACTTTATACCTTCTTTATCTGGCCTATGGTGTGGCAGTATCCGGCAGTGCGGCTAGCGAAAGTAAAAGAAGGCCTTTGACGTTTATGCAGGCTGCTGTTTTTCAGTGGGCCAACCCCAAGGCGTGGATCATGGCAACAGGAGCCGTTGCCGCCTTCACCACTATGGATAGCCATATTATTCTGCAGGTCTTTTATATTACCCTTGCTTTCTTTCTGGCTGCTTTCCCCTGCATTGCCGTTTGGCTTTTTTTTGGCAGCCACCTGAAAAAAATATTAAGAAATGAAATGCACCACAGGCTGTTTAATATTTCCATGGCGCTCTTGCTGGTGCTCTCGGTAATACCGGTTATTATTGAACTTGCTGAAAAGTACCTTGCCTGGTAA
- a CDS encoding RNA-guided endonuclease InsQ/TnpB family protein codes for MLRATKVRIYPTSEQAEFLDRQFDAVRFVWNKALAIKVHYYKVRGQSLSPKKHLKPLLAKAKKSRKYSWLKNADSIALQQATINLDTAFQNFFNPKLQARFPRFKKKHGKQSSYHCTSVSVGDNGIKIPKCKPIRAKVHREIVGKVKSITLSRTLTGKYFASILADDTQEQPKQIDNLEANQVVGVDMGITDLAITSTGHKTGNPRFLKKAQRNLKRKQQALSRCKKGSKGRHKARLLVAKAHERVAFARNDFQHKLSKQLIDENQAVIVETLKVKNMLKNKRLARSIADAGWHSLITKLEYKAKQEGKHLVKIDQWFASSKTCSVCDLKQEKMPLRIRSWECSCGAIHDRDINAARNIKKQGILKLKAEGLSVSADGGLRKSGRLSVAA; via the coding sequence ATGCTGAGAGCCACCAAAGTACGAATCTATCCAACATCAGAGCAGGCGGAATTTCTCGACCGTCAGTTTGATGCTGTGCGGTTCGTATGGAACAAGGCCCTGGCTATTAAGGTTCATTATTACAAGGTTCGTGGGCAGAGCCTTTCTCCCAAAAAACACCTGAAGCCCTTGCTGGCAAAAGCCAAGAAAAGCCGAAAGTACTCATGGCTGAAAAACGCTGACTCTATTGCACTGCAACAGGCCACTATCAATCTGGATACGGCCTTTCAAAACTTTTTCAATCCCAAATTGCAGGCAAGATTTCCTCGCTTCAAGAAAAAGCATGGCAAGCAAAGTAGCTACCATTGTACGTCTGTCTCTGTGGGCGATAACGGGATAAAAATCCCCAAGTGCAAGCCCATAAGGGCTAAAGTGCATCGTGAAATAGTGGGTAAGGTGAAGTCTATCACCCTGAGCAGAACGCTAACCGGCAAGTATTTTGCCTCCATATTGGCTGATGATACCCAGGAACAACCAAAACAGATTGATAATCTTGAAGCTAATCAGGTTGTCGGTGTTGATATGGGGATTACTGATCTGGCTATCACCAGTACCGGCCATAAGACTGGCAATCCTCGCTTTCTGAAAAAAGCACAACGTAACCTGAAAAGAAAACAACAGGCTCTATCTCGCTGCAAGAAAGGCTCAAAAGGTAGGCACAAAGCCCGTTTATTGGTGGCAAAGGCGCATGAGCGTGTAGCCTTTGCCCGTAATGATTTTCAGCATAAGCTATCAAAACAACTCATCGACGAAAACCAAGCGGTGATTGTGGAGACACTGAAAGTTAAAAACATGCTCAAGAACAAGCGTCTTGCTCGTTCTATTGCTGATGCTGGCTGGCACTCACTGATAACCAAACTCGAATACAAGGCAAAGCAGGAAGGTAAACATCTGGTGAAGATAGACCAGTGGTTTGCATCCTCTAAAACTTGCTCAGTCTGCGATTTGAAACAGGAAAAAATGCCATTGAGAATCCGATCATGGGAGTGTAGCTGTGGTGCTATCCATGACCGGGATATTAATGCAGCTCGCAATATCAAGAAGCAAGGCATATTGAAATTAAAGGCGGAAGGACTGTCCGTTTCTGCTGATGGAGGCTTGCGTAAATCCGGCAGACTGTCGGTTGCTGCCTAA
- the smrA gene encoding DNA endonuclease SmrA: MSLKDCDLFLQEMQDVTPIKKTATANIRKTSKETPGQQQRRHAAQQELSDPNFLSLDNPKWVKPHDYLEYKKSGVQEGVFKKLRLAKYDNEARLDLYQFTVKEARAAIFQFINDCTEHELRNVLIIHGRGHNSSPPGKMKSYVNTWLREFEQVLSFHTALREHGGTGAVYVSLRKSEREKLENRERHARRQK, from the coding sequence ATGAGCCTCAAAGATTGCGATCTATTCCTGCAGGAAATGCAGGATGTTACTCCCATCAAAAAAACAGCTACTGCAAACATCAGAAAAACCAGTAAAGAAACGCCCGGGCAGCAGCAGCGTCGCCATGCGGCTCAACAGGAATTATCGGACCCCAATTTCCTGTCGCTGGATAATCCAAAGTGGGTCAAGCCCCATGACTACCTGGAATATAAGAAGTCGGGTGTTCAGGAAGGTGTTTTTAAAAAGCTCAGGCTGGCTAAGTACGATAACGAAGCCCGGCTTGACCTTTACCAGTTCACCGTAAAAGAAGCCCGTGCCGCTATTTTTCAGTTTATTAACGACTGCACTGAACACGAGTTACGTAATGTTCTGATTATTCACGGTCGTGGTCATAACAGCTCACCACCTGGCAAAATGAAAAGCTATGTGAATACCTGGCTGAGAGAATTTGAGCAGGTATTGTCATTTCACACGGCACTACGGGAACACGGCGGGACTGGTGCTGTGTATGTATCTCTGCGTAAAAGTGAGAGAGAAAAGCTGGAAAACCGCGAACGGCATGCCAGGCGACAGAAATAA
- the thiH gene encoding 2-iminoacetate synthase ThiH has translation MSFLDTFNQLHWNELKLSIASKTAADVEQALSARRLSHDQFLALISPAAAPYLEAMAQKSMQLTRQRFGNTIQLYIPLYLSNKCTNICTYCGFSLGNKIRRKTLSMDELDAEIKAIKAHGFEHLLLVTGEAPGTVGMEYFRQVLPRLRSHFSHISMEVQPLDQTDYEELMSLGLDAVLVYQETYHRTAYKNYHLRGSKSDFDYRLETADRLGKAGIDKIGIGALIGLEDWRTDAAMTAAHLNYLEKTYWRTRYSISFPRLRPCEGELHPVSVISDRQLVQLICAYRLFKPEAELSLSTRESAHFRDNVLPLGVTTMSAFSSTQPGGYVNDEFLKHTALEQFAIDDNRRPEQVADAIKAKGFEAVWKDWDNCYSH, from the coding sequence ATGAGCTTTCTCGACACCTTCAATCAGCTCCACTGGAATGAGTTAAAACTGTCTATTGCCAGTAAAACCGCTGCCGATGTTGAACAGGCACTGTCTGCCAGACGTCTGAGCCATGACCAGTTTCTTGCCCTGATATCGCCTGCGGCTGCCCCTTACCTGGAAGCTATGGCACAGAAGAGTATGCAGCTTACCCGGCAACGGTTTGGTAATACCATTCAGCTGTATATTCCCCTGTACCTGTCCAATAAGTGCACCAATATCTGCACTTATTGCGGTTTCAGCCTGGGGAATAAAATTCGCCGCAAAACGCTGTCAATGGATGAGCTGGATGCTGAGATCAAGGCCATTAAGGCCCACGGCTTTGAACATCTGCTGCTGGTGACCGGAGAGGCACCGGGAACCGTTGGCATGGAATACTTTCGTCAGGTATTACCCAGACTGCGCTCGCATTTCTCCCATATCAGCATGGAAGTACAACCGCTGGATCAGACTGATTACGAGGAGTTAATGAGCCTGGGGCTGGACGCTGTTCTGGTTTATCAGGAAACCTATCATCGTACAGCCTATAAAAATTACCACCTGCGCGGCAGCAAGTCTGACTTTGACTATCGGCTGGAAACAGCTGACCGTCTAGGTAAAGCAGGTATCGATAAAATCGGTATTGGTGCATTGATTGGCCTGGAAGACTGGCGCACCGATGCTGCTATGACCGCAGCCCACCTGAATTACCTGGAAAAAACTTACTGGCGTACCCGTTACTCTATTTCATTTCCAAGACTGCGCCCCTGTGAAGGAGAGCTGCACCCGGTGTCGGTTATTTCTGACCGCCAACTGGTACAGTTGATTTGCGCTTACCGGTTGTTTAAACCAGAAGCTGAGTTGTCATTATCGACCAGAGAGTCTGCCCACTTCAGAGATAATGTTCTGCCCCTTGGCGTTACCACTATGAGTGCTTTTTCCAGCACCCAGCCCGGCGGCTATGTTAACGATGAGTTTCTGAAACATACGGCACTGGAGCAGTTCGCTATTGACGACAACCGTCGTCCTGAGCAGGTAGCGGACGCCATTAAGGCAAAAGGATTTGAAGCGGTCTGGAAAGACTGGGATAACTGTTACTCTCACTGA
- a CDS encoding YdcH family protein: MLRTKHNLTDDFGLVQDRVSMLKQNDQEFQRLSKVYAELDHKVRGLEMRNVPTSDENFVGLKTQRVHIKDVLFKRLKEWGETGN, encoded by the coding sequence ATGCTCAGAACCAAGCACAACCTGACAGACGATTTTGGTCTGGTGCAGGATCGCGTTTCCATGTTGAAGCAGAACGATCAGGAGTTTCAGCGCCTGAGCAAGGTCTATGCAGAACTGGACCACAAAGTCAGAGGGTTGGAAATGCGCAATGTTCCGACCAGTGACGAGAATTTTGTCGGGTTGAAAACACAACGTGTGCATATTAAGGATGTGCTTTTTAAGCGACTGAAAGAGTGGGGTGAGACAGGCAACTGA